The Breoghania sp. L-A4 sequence CACGTGGGCGTGGCAATCGATCTTCGGCTCGTCAAAGACGCTCATTAAAGTCCTCCCCGGCGGGACTTGTATGCGCAATCCGGCGAGCCGTTCAATCAAATTGCATACCCCCTCCTCCCGGCGCCGCCTGCGCGCCACCGGCAAGGCCCGTTCGTGCATGTGCGCCGAAACGGCCGCGCCGCGCGCTTTTCCTGCCGTTGCAAGGCCATGAAACGACGCGCGGAGGCGAGCGAAGAGCGGACCATGAACCAGGGGGTCCCAGACAGCCTCTCGCGGGCCGTCGTGTCTCAGGACGCAGCGGCACACGCGGCCAGGACGCACAGCAGTTCGAACATGATCGAGACGCCAAGCCACGCGGTGCCGCCGGAGGCATCGAACGGCGGCGAGACCTCGACGAGATCCGCGCCGATCATGTTGACGCCGGCGAGTTCGCGCACCACCTGCAGCGCCTGGAACGAGTTCGGCCCGCCGACTTCCGGCGTTCCGGTGCCGGGCGCGAACGCCGGATCGACGAAGTCGATGTCGTAGGACACATAGGTCGGCGCATCACCGACGATCGCGCGCGCCTCCGCCATCACGTCCTCGACGCCACGAGCGAAGAACTCCTCGATCATGATCAGCCGGATGCCGACGGACTTGGCGAAATCCTTGTCCTCGGTGTCATAGGCCGTGCCGCGAATGCCGATCTGCACCACGCGATTTGGATCCAGCAACCCCTCCTCCACCGCCCGGCGGAACGGCGTGCCGTGGGTGTACATCGAGCCGTTGAAGTAGCTGTGGAACAGGTCGGTGTGGCTGTCGAAATGGATCATGCCGACGGGCGCATCCGATGCCAGCCCGCGCAGGATCGGCAAGGTGCACAGGTGATCGCCACCGGCGGTGAGCGGCACGATCCCGGCCTGCTTGACGCGACCGTAGAAGGTGGAAAAGCGCTCCAGACTGTCCATCAGATCCGCCGGGTTCGGCGCAACATCGCCGAGATCGGCGCAATTGACCAGCTCGAACGGCCGGATGCCCGTGGCCCCGTTGCCGGCGCGGATCATGGTGGAGAGATCGCGCAACTGGCGCGGGCCGTGGCGCGGGCCGGGCCGGTTGGTGGTGCCGCCGTCCCACGGCGCACCGATCAGCCCGATCGCGACCTCGGCGATGCGCGGATCGTCGAGATCCACATGCGGCAGGCGCATGAAGGTCGGAATACCGGCATAACGGGGAAGGTCGAAGCCCGACACGGGATGGTAGAAAGGATCGCTCATCGAAATCTCCGAAAGGTTGGCATTCAATACATCGCGCTGCCGCCATTGGCGCCATAGCACTGCCCGGTAACGAAACTGGAGCCGTCGCCGGCGAGAAACACCGCCAGATCGGCGATCTCTTCCGGCCGCGCCAGCCGCGCCAATGGCGTCGCCAGATCCTTGGCCAGTGCCTCGGCGCTCATGGTCTCCGCCGAGGTCATGTCGGTGTCCACCGGACCCGGTGCGATCGCGTTGACGAGAATTCTCGGCGCAAGCTCGCGCGCCAGAGACCGGGTCAGCGAGACGATGCCGCCCTTGGACGCGCTGTAGGCGCTCATCTCCTCGCGGCCCAGGAAGGCCAGGTCGGACGAAATCGTGATGATCCGGCCGGCGGGGGCCGTTTCGGGCCGCGCCAGCATCATCCGCGCCGCCTCCCGGCAAACGAGAAAGCTGCCGCGCAGGTTGACCGCCACAACCGCGTCGAAGTCCGCAGCCGAGGTCTCGAGCAAAGGTGCCTCGCGCAGGATGCCGGCGTTGCTCACCGCGACGTCGAGCGTCCCGAAGGTCTCGGCAATTTCCGCGAACATCGCCAGCACAGGATCTTCCCGCGACACATCCGCGACGATCTCGATGGCGTGCGCGCCGGCAGCACGCAGCTCCTCGATCACCTTCTCGGCGCTGGTGTCATCGCGGTGGCAGATGGCCACATTGGCGCCCTCGCGCGCGAAGGCCAGCGCGATCGCCCGGCCGATACCACGCGATCCGCCGGTGACCAGCGCCGTGCGGCCCGCGAGACTCCCCCTGCCCGAGAGACTTCCGCTCATACCATCACCTCGCCCCGATCGGCGTTGATCGCCTGACCGGTGATGTTCGCTGCCGCGTCGCTGGCGAGAAACAGATACAGTCCCGCGATGTCGGCCGGTTCCATCAGCCCGCCGATCGCCTGCCCGCCGACGATCTCGTCAAGCAGCGCCTGACGGTCCGCGCCGGTGGCTGCCGCCATGACATCGAGCGAGCGCATAGAGGCTTCCGTCCGCACCCATCCGGGACAGACGGCGTTGACCGTGATCCCGCGCGGCCCCAGTTCCTTCGCCCATGTGCGGGTCAGCCCGATCAGCGCGTGTTTGGAGGCGATATAGGCGGAGAAATCCGGCACCGCCGTCTTGCCCCAGATCGACGAGGTGACGACGATGCGGCCGCCGTCCGCGATCCGGCCGGCCATTTCACGGGTGACATTGTTGGTGCCCGCCACGTTGATCGCCAGGACGCGGGCGAACGTCTCGTCGATGGCGGGATCGGCGTCGCCCAGCGGCGTCGCGCGTTCCAGCCCGGCGTTGTTGACGAGCACGTCGAGGCGCCCGATGCCGGACAAGGCGTCCGCCACCGCCGCGCGGTCAGAAATGTCGCAGACAATGCCGCGCACGGATCCTGACGCGCCGTGAGCCAAGCGGTCCGCCGCCGCGTGAATGGCGTCGTCCTCGGCGAGCACGATTAGTTCCGCCCCGGCTGCCGCGAAGCCTTCGGCGATGCCGTAGCCGATGCCGCGGCTCGCGCCGGTCACGAGCACCGTCTGCTTTGAGAAATCGAATGTCGCGCCCATATCGCCTCAGCCCAGCTCAAAAAACTCGCGGCGCACCGCCGCGGTGATATCGCGCCGGTACTGCGCGGCGATCAGCGCGCCCTTTTCCGGGCTCGCCCCCTTGGCGGAGACCAGCGAGCCTTCCGGCGCGACCCATTCACGGCGCGGCGGCCAGACGTCGTAGCACGGCGCATCCGCGGCCGCATTGTCGGGCACCTTGTCGAACCGCACCAGTTCGGGATGGAAGTTCATCATCAGCGAGGTTTCCAGCACCGCGGCATGTTCCAGCTCGATGCCGGGGTAACCGTCCGGGAACACCGCCGTCAGCGTCTCCTCGGTCAGGAACTCCCAGTGTTGCAGGCACATGACCCGCACACCCCTGTCGCCCACCTCGCGCATGGCGAGATCGATGCCCTCATTGAGGAACCACAGATTCTCGTAGTTCCCGTCGAGCACGCAGATGCGCCGCGCGCCGTGCCGCACAAGCTCGCGGATCACGTCGCGCACCACGGCCGACAGCGTGGCGCCGTCCAGCCCGGTGCTGCCGGGAAAGAACGGCCCGCCGGCAGAGCGCGTCATCGACTTGTAGCCATAGGTCACCGGCGCGGCGACAACGCCGCCAACTTCCGTCGCGATCTCGCGCGCGATCGCGGAGGGCAGCAGGTAGTCGACCGACATCGGCAGATGCGGGCCATGCTGCTCCAAAGCTCCGGTCGGCAGAAACACCACCGGGTTGGTTTCGAGCGCCGCGGCATATTCCGGCCAGGTCATTTCCGACATCATCACCGTATCGGTCATGAATTTTCCTTGTTCTGTTCAGGCGGTTCAGTCCCGGGCGCCTTCGTCGCGCATCAGGCGCATGATCTGGCGTTCCATATCGCTGTAGCCGGGCAGGCCGATAACCTGTTCCTTGTCGGCGATCCGCCGGCCCTGCTTGAACTCCGGCACGATCTCGGTTTTCACGCGGCCCGGGTGGCGCGACATGAAGACGATCTTGTCGGCGAGGAAGATCGCTTCCTCGATGTCGTGGGTGACCATCACGATGGTGGTCTCCGCGCTCTCGGCGATTTCGACGAGCAGTTCCTGCATGTGCCAGCGGGTTTCCGCGTCCAGCGCGCCAAACGGCTCGTCCATCAGCAGCAGCTCGGGATCGTTGGCGAGCGTTCGGGCGATGGCGACCCGCTGGCGCATGCCCCCCGAAAGCTGAGACGGATAGGCATCGGCGAATTTCGTCAGCCCGACCAGCTGAATGTAGTGCGCCGCGCGGTCGCGTCGTTCGGCCGCGGCCACGCCGTTCACCTTCATGCCGAACTCGACATTCCTGCGCACGCTGAGCCAGTCAAAAGACGTATAGGCCTGAAACACCATGCCGCGGTCGCGGCCCGGCCCTTCGATACGCCGCCCCTCGAGCACCAGATCCCCTGAGGTGGGCGCCTCGAGACCCGCGATCATCCGCAAGACCGTCGACTTGCCGCAGCCGGACGGACCCAGGATCACGCAGATCTCGTTGCGACGAACCTCAAAGGACACGCCGGAGATCGCCTCCACCGTGCGGCCCTTGCCGATGTCGAAAATCTTGCCGACATCGTCGAGCGTCAGGATCGCGGGGCGCTCGGGCTGGGGCGCGGACGTCATCGCCGCTTCTCCTCGATGTAGGGGAACAGCCAGCGATGCAGGCGTACGAACAGCAGATCGCAGATCAGGCCCAGCGCGCCGATCACCACGATCCCGGCCATGATCTCGTCTGTGTGCAGGAAGCGACGCGCGCGCATCATCATCGCGCCGATGCCGGTGGTGGAGGCGACGATTTCCGCGATCACCAGATAGGTCCAGGTGACGGCGAGCATCTGCCGCATGGCGACAACGATGTCGGGCAGCACGGCGGGCAGGATCACCCAGCCGACGGTCACACGCCGGCTGGCGCCCAAAGTCATCGCCGTCTCCACGAGTTCGTGTCGCACGTTCCTCGTGTGGTCCATCACCAGGGTGATGAGGAAGAACACCACGCCGATGAACAGCAGCGCCAGCTTGGGCGTCTCACCGGTGCCGAACCACATCAGCAGGATGGGAATGAAGGATGGCACCGGCAGATAGCGCCAGGCGGAGACAAACGGATTGACGATGCCCTCGAAGGCCGGGAACGCGCCCATCATCACGCCAAGCGGCACGGCGACCAGCGAGGCCGCCAGGAAGCTCGCGAACACCCTTCCGATGCTGATCAGCACGTCGCTTGCGAAACCGCGTTCGGCGAACAGCTCATAGATCGTGACCAGTACCTTCTGCGGCGCGGGAACCAGCAGGTCGTTGACCATGCCGGCGGCCGACGCGGCCGCCCAGATGCCGAAGAAAACCGCCCATATGCCGATCGCCGAGACGATCATCTGGGTCTTCGATATCGGCTTGCGGATCTGCAGGAAGCCGGACTGCCGGGATTTTCCTCGAGAAGGGTCGGACATGGAGGCCTCGAAGGCTGTCGGCATTGCGGGAAAGAGACGCGGCGCATGGCGCGCGCCGCGCCGGTATCCTAGTTGGCGGTGAAGGACTGGCGATAGCCACTCTCGACCAGATCACCCATGAGGCTGCAATCGATCCCCTTCGCGGCCTCGACCATGTTGGTCATCAGGCCGAGCTTGATCCACCATTTGTTGGTCAGCGAGACCACGTCGGCCATGGAATCGTTGGCGAGACCGAACGGCGGGTCGCCATCGAGAACGCCGCACATGCGCGCCGCTTCATCGAAGTCGAACATGTAGATGCCGCCCTCGAAGCTCTTGCCGTTGGTGCCGATGACGAAACCCACGTCCTCGGCCGGCCACTTCAGATACTCGGCGATCAGCGCGTTGGTCTCTTCGGTGTGGTCGTGCCAGTAGCCCAGCCCGTCCCACCGCGCCTTGAGCACGGCGAGCGCGGCCTTGCGGTCGTTGGCGATGAATTTCGTGTTCATGAACAGCGAGTCCATGAAGATGCCGGTCTTGAGCATGGCCGGGTCGGAGGTGTTGACGACGCTGCGCGCGCCGTCCATCGCCTCGAGCACCTTGGTAATCCAGGGCTCGTACATGTAGGCAGCGGATAGATCGCCGGAGAGCATCGGTCCGACCGCCTCGTCGGCGTTGAGGTTCACCCACTCCACCTTGTCCGGCGTGATCCCCTGGCTGTCGAGCCAAAGGCCCATCAGCAAGTGACCGATATAGGCCTGTGGTGCGGAGACCTTCTTGCCCTCGAGATCCGCGGCCTCGACGTCCGGCGCCAGGATGATGTGGTCCACGCCGTAGGACGGGTTCATGAAGGCGACGTTCACGACATCCGTGCCGCGGTCCACGGTCAGCGGGATGTAGTCCGCGGTGCAGCCGTAGACGTCGATCTGGCCGGCGGCGAGCGCGGCGTGGCCGCCCAGCGGGTCCTCGAAGATCGTCAGGTTGAGATCATAGTCCGGGATCAGATCCTTCTGCCGGGCGACCTCGAGCATCGCGTAACCCGGCCAGGACACGCAGATCCCAACATTGATGGTGTCCTTCGCTTGCGCGGAAGACGTGAGGAGCGACGCCGCCATGGCGGCCGCACCGATGAAAGACAGGACCTTGTTCGTCATTGTTCGCAGACTCCGGAATGGCTGGCTCATGCAATAAAATTTAGTCACATAAAAAATTTTTAGTCTACAAAAATTTTGGCAACATTAAATTTTTGCTGCTATGACAGACCCACGCCTTTTCGAACCACCGGATCACGCCCCATGTCGAGCCTGCGCGAACGCCAGAAGGAAAATCGCCGTCGCAACATCCTGCAGGCGGCGCGGGAACAATTCGTGGAAAGCGGTTTCGAGACCACCACGATCGAGACCATTGCGGCCCAGGCCGAGGTCTCCAGCGTCACCGTCTACAACTACTACGGCACGAAGACGGGATTGCTGTTGGCGTTGGTGGCGGAAAGTGACGCGCTGCTGCGTGAGCGCATGGATGCGCTGCTATCGGATCCGCCCGACACCATCGGCGAGGCCTTCTCGGCCTTTGCCGCGACCATTCGCGAGCACGCGCTGTCGTTCCTGACCAAGCCGGTGTGGCGTCAGGTTATCGCGGCGAGCATCGTCGAGGGCGACTCGCAGTTCGGCCGCGCCTACGCGCAACTCGACCGCGAGCTGGCGCGCCTTATGGCAAAAATTCTCGAAAAACTGCGCGCCCGCGGGCGTGTCAACGCATTGGTCGATCTCGACATCCTTGGTCAGAGCCTGTTCCATCTGCAGAACGCCCGCTTCACACAGTTCATCTCGATCGACGGCCTGCAGAACGAGACCGTCGACCGGTATCTGCGCGAGGACATTGCTGCGCTGCTGGCGGCCGCACCGGCCGGATCCCCGACATAACCGGCGACAACCGGTCCGGCACGGCCGTCATTGCGGCCGCAATGTTCACGCCAGAGCGATCTCGATGTCCTGGGCGCCTTCCCACAGAACCAGCCGGCCGAGCTCGGGCAGGTTTTCAAGACCCGACGTCACCGTGATGAAGTGGTTGCCCGCGAGCTGTCCCATCTTTGAGGAGAAGGCGACGCCGCCGTAGGCGAGCAGGATCTCGGTCTCGCTGATGCCGCCGGGATAGAAGATGAACTGACCGGGCGCGGGATGACTGGTGTGGTTCTCATATTCGAGGCCGAAATCCTTCTCGCCGAGCGGGATCCACACGCCCTCGCCGCTCCAGCGCACATGCACGAGCTGGCTCTTGAACGGCAGATGCTTGCGGAACGTCGTGCAGGTTTTGGGCGCAAGGCCGCTCTCCAGCCGTGCGGCGAATGTGAACGGGCCCGCGGTGATCTTCAGATCGTCTGACATGGATGGTCTTTCATTCAGGAATGGTGGAAGGCGGGAGACGGGTATCAGCCCGCGACGGAGAAGTCGTCGCGGCGCTTGGTCCAGCCGGTGACGCGCGCCTCGATCAGCGAGAAGACGAGGTAGAGCGAAACCCCCAGCGCCGAGAGCACGAACAGCCCGGCGAACACCAGCGGCACGTTGTAGTTGGACGAGGCGATCATCATCAGATTGCCGATGCCCTTGTTGGAGGCGACCGTCTCGGCGATCACCGTGCCGACGAAGGCCAGCGTCACCGCGACTTTCAGCGAGGCGAAGAAATACGGCATGGTGCGCGGCAGGCTGACGTTCCAAAGAATCTCCAGCTTGGACGCGCCAAGCGTCTTCATCACGTCCTCCAGCTCTGGTTCCGTGGTGGCCAGACCCGTGGCGACATTCACCACGATGGGGAACACCGACATGACCATGGCGGTGAGCACCGCAGGCACGGTTCCCGCGCCGAACCACAGCACCAGGATGGGCACGAGCGCCACCTTGGGGATCGACGAAAAACCGACGAGCAGCGGATAACCCACGTCGTAGGCGAGCCGAGACGAGCCGATCAGCATGCCGAGGAACAGCCCGATGAGGATGCCGAAGCCGAACCCCAGCAGGGTGGTGTAGATGGTCTGCACCGCGTGCGGCAGGATCGCGGGGAACCTGTCGACCAGGGTGACCAGCACCGCGCTTGGGCGCGGCAGCACCAGTTCGCTGACGGCAAGGCCGACGCACATGAATTCCCAGAAGACGAAAAAGCCGAGGATGCAGAGAAGCGACAGCAATCGGCGGCGGGCGTGCTCGGTCATGGTCATGCACCAGTTGCCCGCGCGGAGACGATGGCCGTGCGCAGGTTGTCCTTGAGGGTGACGAACTCGGGCGTGGCCGTCATGGAGATCGTGCGCGGCCGGGCGAAGTCGACCGGCTGATCGTTGATGATCCGTCCCGGGCGGGCCTGCATGATGCAGATGCGCGACGACAGATACGCGGCCTCAGTCAGGTCATGGGTCACCAGAAGCACGGTGGGCTTCTGCGCCAGCCACAGCTTCTGCATCACCTCCCACAGTTCCTCACGGGTGAACTGGTCGAGCGCGCCGAAGGGCTCGTCGAGCAGCAGCAGCGTCGGCTCGTGGATTGATGCTGGGGGACGGTTTTGCCTCCCGGCCGATCGATCCGCGCGACATCCGCCCGGGAAATCTCGTGCTCTGCCAGATGCGCAACCGCAGCCTGCCCGTCGCCGCCGCCATTTTCGCGGAATGGATCGCCCAGGATTTCGGCCGCCAGCAAGCATGAAAAGGCCCGCGCCATTCCGGGAATGCGCGGGCCTCAACCATCATCAATGTCGCGGAGATCAGGCGGAAATTTCCGTGACCCCACCATGCTCGCCCGACCACTTCAGCGGCTCGTTGAGAAACGCCTCGACCTCGCGCAGCGTGTCGGGATCGAAATAGCCGTTGTCCTTGCAGACCTTCAGCACGTCCCACCACGTGGCAAGCGAATGCAGGTTGAGGCCGTGCTTGCGCAGGTTCTCGCGGGTTTCGGGGAAGATGTCATAGTAGAACACCACCACCGTGTCGGTGACTTCCGCGCCGGCGCGGCGCAACGCCTCGCAGAAGGTGATCTTGCTGCCGCCGTCCGTCGTCAGATCCTCGACCAGCAGCACGCGCTGGCCCTCGGAAATGTCACCCTCGATCTGCGCGTCGCGGCCAAAACCCTTCGGCTTCTTGCGCACATACTGCATCGGCAGGTCGAGCCGGTCCGCGATCCAGGCCGCGAAGGGAATGCCCGCCGTCTCACCGCCCGCCACCGCGTCGATCTGCTCGAAGCCGATGTCGCGCAGGACGATCGAGGCCGCGAAATCCATCAAGGTGTTGCGGATGCGCGGATAGGAGATCAGCTTGCGGCAGTCGATGTAGACCGGGCTGGCAAGCCCGGATGTGAACATATACGGCTTGTCGGCACGGAAATGGACGGCCTTGATCTCGAGCAGCATTTTCGCCGTCATCTCGGCGATCAGCGATTTGTCCGGGAAAGCATTGGAGATCATCGGCGGGTCCTCTCAGGGCGGATCGATGCGGGCGTTAAAACGGCTAGCCCTTAGCACCTTTCTCCACGCGCCAAAAGAGCGGGAATCCGGGATCGAACACGGTGACCGGCCCGGCGCCCGTGGAAACCCGTTTCGGCCACTCCAAAGGCGCCTCGCCGCGCACCAGCCGCAGCCGCTCCTCGTTGACCGGCAATCCGTAATAGGCTGGTCCGTTGAGGGAAACGAAGGCTTCCAGCTTATCCAGCGCATTCTCCTGCTCGAACACATGCGCCAGACACGACATCGCCGTGGGCGCGGTGAAGATACCCGCGCAGCCGCAGGCCGATTCCTTGGCCGGGTCCGCGTGCGGCGCGGAATCGGTGCCGAGGAAGAAGCGCGAATCGCCCGAGGTCGCCGCCTCGCGCAGCGCCAGCCGGTGCGTTTCGCGCTTGGCGACCGGCAGGCAATAGAAATGCGGCTTGATGCCGCCCACCAGATAGGCGTTGCGGTTGATGATCAGGTGATGGACCGTCAGCGTCGCCCCCAGGTTCTTCTCCTGCGAGCGCACGTAGTCCACGCCCTGCCGGCTGGTGACATGCTCCATGACGATGCGCAGGTCGGGAAAGCGCGCGCGCAGCGGGATCAGCACCCGGTCGATGAACACCGCCTCGCGGTCGAAGATGTCGATGTCGGGATCTGTGACCTCACCGTGCATGCATAGCGGCAGACCGATCTCGCTCATGCGCTCGAGCACCGGATAGGCGGTCTCGATGTCGCGGATGCCGCTCTCGGAATTGGTGGTCGCGCCCGCCGGATAGAGCTTCAGCGCCTTGATGAGGCCCGACGCCGCGCCCGCCGCCACATCGTCGGGATCGGTGACCCCGGTCAGATAGAGCGTCATCAGCGGCTCGAAAGTATCGCCTTGCGGCACCGCGGCCATGATGCGCGTGCGGTAGGCTTCGGCGTCCGCGGTGGTGACCACCGGCGGCACCAGGTTCGGCATGATGATGGCGCGGGCGAAATCCGCGGTCGTCGAAGGGGTGATGCCGTCGAGCATGGCGCCGGCGCGCAGATGCAGGTGCCAGTCGTCGGGACGGCGGATTTCAAGCTCGGTGACGGCGCTCATGCGGGGGACTCCAGCAGGTAGTCATAGATGATCGCGGTCGCGGCGAGGAAATCCGAAATCTCCATCGCCTCGGCCGGATTGTGCGAACCATTGCGGTTTCGCACGAAGACCATGCCCGTGGGAACCCCGGCGTTGGCGAAAACCGCCGCGTCGTGACCGCCGCCGGACGGCATGACGAACGGTTCCAGCCCCAGCCGCGTGGCGGCCTGCGTCAAACCCTCCACAACCGCGGGAGCGCACAGCGCCGGTTCGGTGCGCAGAGCGCCGTCGAGCTCGAAGCGCACCTTGCGCTCGCGCTCGATGGTCCGCATCTCGTGGCGCAGCAACTCGCCCATGTCGTCGAGCACCTGGGCGCTCTGGCTGCGGATATCCAGACTGAAGTCCACCTTGTCGGGAATGCGCGACAGCGCGTGGCTTTCCACGTCGGTGGCGACCATGCCGGCGGTCAGCACGAGATCGTCGCCCTTCTGCACGATCGTCAGCCAGCTCTCGTCGAGCCGGGTCAGAAGATCCGCCATGGCGAGCACCGGATCGCGGCGGTAGGAGCGCGGCACGGCGCCGGAGTGTCCCGCCTCGCCGATGCAGCGCACGCGCTTGTGGCGGAAATTGCCGCGAATGCCGGAGACCACCGCCGCCGGCAGGTTCTTTTCCACCAGTAGCGGCCCCTGCTCGATGTGCAGCTCGATGTAGGTGAGCACCGACGCTGGATCGATCAGCGCCTCGCCCCGGCGCACCGGCTCCATGTCGATGCCGACGCGTTGCATGTGCTCGTCAAGCGTCGCCCCGTCGCCCTTGTGCGGCGCGGACCGTTCCTCCTCGCCGAGCACGCCGAGCAGGGCCTTGGACGCGATGTAGCACGGGCCGAACCAGGCGCTTTCCTCGCCGCGCATGGCCAGCGCGTGCACGGGTCGGGCGAAGCGCACGCCCTCGCGCCGCGCGCGCACGAGACACAGAAGCCCCGCGACGACACCGGCGAGCCCGTCGAAATTGCCGCCCTGCGGCACGCTGTCCACATGCGAGCCAACCAGCACGGATTGCTCCGCGTCGGCATCCTCGGGCAGCGAGAACACCAGGTTGCGGCCGGCGTCCCAGCGCACGGAAAGTCCCTGCGCGCGGGCGAAATCGGCGAGATACTCCAGCGTCTCGGTCTCGACTTGCGAGAACGCAGGGCGGCTGACGCCGGCGACGTCGCGGCTGCGCTCCGCGATTTCGTCAAACAGTCCTGCCGCCATCGTCTCGAACGGCTGCATGCCCGCGTCCATAGCTTGAGCTTGCGTTGCGACAGCACTCATGGCGCGGCCTCCATGAACACAAGGCCTTCCGCCGCCTCGCCGTCCTGCACGGAGCCGATCAGATCGCTCACGGAGCTCAGGCCTTCCGCGGCGAGCCAGGTCTCCAGCTCACGG is a genomic window containing:
- a CDS encoding Zn-dependent hydrolase, with amino-acid sequence MSAVATQAQAMDAGMQPFETMAAGLFDEIAERSRDVAGVSRPAFSQVETETLEYLADFARAQGLSVRWDAGRNLVFSLPEDADAEQSVLVGSHVDSVPQGGNFDGLAGVVAGLLCLVRARREGVRFARPVHALAMRGEESAWFGPCYIASKALLGVLGEEERSAPHKGDGATLDEHMQRVGIDMEPVRRGEALIDPASVLTYIELHIEQGPLLVEKNLPAAVVSGIRGNFRHKRVRCIGEAGHSGAVPRSYRRDPVLAMADLLTRLDESWLTIVQKGDDLVLTAGMVATDVESHALSRIPDKVDFSLDIRSQSAQVLDDMGELLRHEMRTIERERKVRFELDGALRTEPALCAPAVVEGLTQAATRLGLEPFVMPSGGGHDAAVFANAGVPTGMVFVRNRNGSHNPAEAMEISDFLAATAIIYDYLLESPA